In the Nothobranchius furzeri strain GRZ-AD chromosome 1, NfurGRZ-RIMD1, whole genome shotgun sequence genome, AGCACTGCAGAGCCCACGTAGCCCTTCCACCTCAGCGCCAGACGCAAGACCATCCCCCACAGCACCTCTGAGAGCTCTGCAGAAACACAAACAACTCAGTCAGAGACACAAACGCACAAGGCTGGAGAAAAACCTCATGAATGGATGAATAACTGCattagtgcgtgtgtgtgtgtgtactgacgAGCATGAGCCAAACTGAGGGCCCAGAGTCGTAGATAGGAGGCCGTGTTGGAGACGCAGCCCAGGCAGTACTCTATGGTGTGGATGGCCTGATGCATGAACACATCTGCAGCATCGAACTCCTGCAGCCAGCAAAGATCACAAAGTTACAAAAGAATCTAGAATTTAATCTACTCATCTGATGAACTCTAATCTGACCTCTTCCTCAGCGTCTCCTCCCTCCACGTCCCCCTGACGGGCGTTTACAGAGCCTTCGTCTGCCACCAGAGGGCGCCTGTCTTCCTCCTAATTCCACAAATAATTCCGATCTAACTAAATGTCACCGATTCTAAAAGATAAAGCTCACTTAGACACACGCTCACCACTTGGACTGGTCTCATCTTGAACATGGCGTATTTGTATGACGGCTTTCCCAGCAGGAGGACAGGGACTGAGCACAGAGCCACCACCACCAGGACCTTCTGCACCACAAGCTGCAAGAACAACAACATTCATTTATTCAGTGCATGTTAATACACTCAGAAAAACAACAATCCTGCAGATTTGTAACCTTTACACTTCCAACACAGCTGCTCTTTGAACGTGGAGCAACATTAGCAGCATTGTAGCTTGCAAATATAAAAGCCCgaaaactttattattattgtgttaTAATAGAGACCTCAGATCTAATAGCCGTAGACCTACAGAAAATGCAACCTCAAACACACAAGCAACCACAGGGACAGTGATGAAGCAGTTATGACGACTTTATTATTGCAGTAAAAACAACATGGAGTCAAATCCAGAGACATTACTGGGAGTTGGACAGCAGCACCCACCTGACCCTCATACAGCTGAGGGTTGTCGGCGTTGGTCATGAACAGGAACATGTCTATGAAGTGGATCAGAATACTGGGCGCCTCTCTGGACCTTGCAGGAGTGTAGACGATCCATTTGAAGACCACCATGAAGACGAGGTAACCGAACAGACACAGCATGAAGAGCAGTTCTGGGATCAGCACCAAGAACACACTGCTGATCTGACCAAAGTGCCTGCAGAAAACGGCAGGAAGAGGATTCAAACGATGCTGCAGGGGAGCTTCGGCGGGGATGAACGACAACACAATACTGACCAGTAGTTGAAGAATGACAAGCAGACCCCAAATGTCATGTGAATGATGCCGATGATGACCGACATCTTCATCTTGTAGGAGTTGAGGAAGGTTAGCTTGTTTGTGGCCAGACTCCAGACCTGAGAACAGCAAAAACGTGGAGACAGAATGAGGATCAGGTGAGCTTTGGGTCAGATTTTAAGACGATGACCTACGGGGTCAATCCCAAACGGATAGGGGCTGGAAAAAACCCCAGTTACGTTCGGATCCATGGACAGATCCTGGTTCCCTCCCAACACCGAGGAGCTTTAACAGGAGACGTAAACGTTAGAGGAGTTCAGAGAAAACACAGGAAGCATCGTTATGGACCGCTCTCACTTCCAGATGTTGTTCTCAAACATGGGGCCGACGCTCCAAGCCGAGTTGAAGGTGGTGATGCCTCTGCTGAAGCACTCGTTGTAGATGGCACCCGTGTAGATGGAGAACAGCCCCATCAGCAGAATCAGATACCGTCCTCCAAACATCATCCTCCAGatctgaaacacagagaaaagaaaaaacactCCTTCAGACGGTGACACGCCTCCTCCGCTGGCCTGGTTTCTCTAAAACACCACTGGTACCGTAAAACATTTAAAGGATACGCTCTGGTTACAAATCAGAGTTTTTTCTGGGAGTTTTGCTCATTTTCAAAACATTTTCAATCAAAAAATTTAATTCTAacttaaacaaaaaaaaagcttaatttaATTTTCAGCAAACAAAAGCTTACAATTATGAGTTTTAGGGTTTTATTAAGCAGCAACTATAAGAAAAGAATATATTCAGGGCTAAAATAACCtcatttgtgttgtttttgaGTTTGGGGTCTTTCTCCTCAAGAACCATCCAGAGGGCAGCCAAAGACATCAGCAGACCATGACCCACGTCCCCGAACATCACCGCGAACAGGAAGGGGAATGTGATTATGGTGTAGAGCGCTGCCGAGACAGAGAGGGACATAAACACCTGACTGGACGCTTCCCTTCTAAACCAGTTTCCATTTATTTGTGTATGGACGTACCTGGATTGACCTCACGGTAGCTGGCCACGCCGTAAGCGTCGACGATGTTCTGGAAACCAGCCGTGAAAGAGTTGAGTGGGAACAGAGTGGGCGGGGGGGTGGAGGACGGCAGGCGGTTGTAGAAAGAGTCGACGCCGCTGCCGCTCTTCCTCTGAGGATGATAGAAACAGACAGTCACAGATGCTGACCCCCCCCTAGAGTCGCTGGTACTTGCTGCATCTTCTCACCCCTCCCTCTCTGAGGGCGCTCTGCAGCTCGGGCAGCTTGCCAGTGGGACACCAGGCCTCTGCGATCAGGCACTTGTCGGTCACAGACGGGCTGCAGAGGTTTAGAACCATCTGGATGGCCTTGCACTTCTGGACCTTAACCTTCCACTCGGGCAGGATGGCCACTGCTCGAACCAGCAGCTGCTGCAGGTACGTTTCAGTCTGACGCAACACCTGaactcacaaaaaaaaaaaaaaacaagggaaGTGAAGGGCGACATGCTGCACTTGGTAAAGAAGAGCAACTAAACGACTACATTTGATCACACTCACAGATTTGATGTCTTCTATTCTGCCTTGAAGCCCCTGCAGAATCTCCTCTCTCTCTGCCGTGGTCTCGGGGTAAGCAAATGTCTGAGTGTGGAAGCTGCCCGGAGCAGGAATCAACCTCATTAGAGCCAGCTGTGTAAATCTATAACCTCCATAAAAATAAAATCCAAATGTTGCGGAGATTCCCTCACCAGTCGCAAATCTTCTTGACTTTCTGTCCCATCTGATCGCCCCAGAAGGAAATGAGGAACACGGTCCACTGCACCATTTccccctaaacacacacacacaggcgtggTAAGAATCCAGAAACGCATCTGATGAATCAAAAATCATCCTCGTGCTCCCACCGTGTCCGGATGCTCAAGTGGTTCCTCCATTTCTCTGAAGTCCACAATGATGTAACCACGACACGCTCGCCATAGCAACCGTTCAAACGAGGGAACCTTCCACGGATGGACCACTCCTGCTACGAAGCTGAGGAGCAAATATGTTGAAGGTGAATGAGATCGTGTGAACCTCAAGAGGAACTCGTAAAAGTGAGCTCTACCTGAGGCGGATATCTTGGCGGTTATCAAACAGGCCGTGGTTTTCCAGGACCGGAGGCGGTGCCTGTGAGAGAAAAGGGGAAGATGCAGCACGACTTCCTGTCTTTCTATGCAACTGTGATCCAGAACTTGCTGCGGGGTAGTGGTTACCTGTGTAGCTGTGAGCGAGTGTGTTTTGGTCAGGACTCCTTGGTACTGATGGAGATGgttgagctgagtcagaaggctgtCTCTGTTTCTAGACACCTGATAAAGAAAACACCTCATCAGTCCCAAAAAACACTCTGAAAACACAACAAAAGCTTTTAAATTCATCGCTGCTGCTTCATTTTCACCTCTTTGAGCTCTCTGGCCAGCCTCTCGCTCTCCTCCTCTATGGTGATGAGTTCACGAGGCTGAGGAGCCGGGGGCATTGGGGACGGAGGACGAAGGGGACCTTTTAGGGGTGGAGACAAGGAGCGACTGATCTCCTGCTCCAGGAAGTCTGAAGGACAGGAACAGAGAATCGGAACAGGACTAATGAGGAACGAATGGAAACACACAGGAGGAAGGATGAGTCAGGACTTACTAAAAGTCTTCTCCAGCTCCTCACATCGTCTGACCTCGCTGACAAACTTCCTTTGGAAGGCGTTCACGTTAGGATTCAACTGAAGTgtcccaaataaaaataaaaggaggaagaggaagaaagcTGCTGGGTTATTCATGCTCACCTGATTATGTCTCACCACCTTAAAAAAGACATTTCCACTCCGGTGGGAATATTATTCTAACTAAACCCAGATCAGTAATCAAAAAAGATCTGTTATAAGTGACAAAACATGTGACAGCAGATAAAATCAATCCATTACTAGCAGGTCAGGAGATCAGTTCCTCTCAAACccccacgagtgtgtgtgtgtgcgcacacgcgCGCAAGAGCTTTCCACCACAGAACTACAACCCACAGGGAAATAAATATTCAAGTAAAAAAACTCACATCTCTAAACTCCACCAGGCCCAGCTCTCCCAGCTCACTGACACAATTGTAGGCTGAACCAGACTGGAGGAAGAGCTGCACCAGGCACACCTCCTCGCTCCGAAAGATGGACCCCATCGCCACCTGTAAGCCAGTTAATGCTTTTGGAAATCACAGAGGAGACAGTTGGAgagaaaagctgcagaaagaggaAGCATCACATCCTCCTGGCACTCATGATCAGCTGGGATTTCCATtcttgcacatttctgctaatattGAAACAAATTAGCAACGTTTCTCCCTCGTTTTTGTTCACAAATGGACagaaacaagtcaaaaacacGGACTGTAATTATTCCATGTTATTGTATCCTCCTGGTAAAACTAATGCAGGCGGAAACTAAAAACCCTGCACTGGTTTGTGATGCTGAGCTGATTTACAGCCTCGCTAATAGAGATCATCTGATCGGAGCTTAATAAGCAGCCAACCCTGTGTGAAGTCATAAAATTAGTCATGAGAAAACAGTTAAAAACAACCACGCACATTctagaaagataaaaataagcaTGTTTTCTAGTGACTACTGCCTCGAATACTCGCTGATTTCCATACTTTTGTCACAGCTCAGGTAAACATTTCGATAGCATGCCAAGGCTGAGAAACAAggcaataaacaaaaaaaaagtaattaAACTCTGGTCATGTTACTGTGAAACGAAACAGAACATAAAAATAATGTTAAAAGTTAATCAAAATCGATTCATTATAGAAAAGCTGATTCATGTGAGCAAACAATTAGCTGTAATTGTAGCTAACAGCGGCAAACTCACCAGAGTGCTCCCGGAGACCCTCTCTACGTCCTAACGGTTCTGCTCGGGGAGGTTCGGCCCGGGTACCGTGGGAACAACGGGACAAAGTATGGGACGTGCTCGTGAGCTTCAGACAAGTTATGTTCTGTTGTTCCCCATTTCCCGTTCATGAGAGTCACGTTACTGCGGTCTCACGTGACGGTTGACTGGCTACCTCAAAACGGCCACGAGAGGGCGATGGCGTCCGTTGTGTGAATTGCGATGGTGTCGTGCTTAAGTATGTCTCCGTGTCCACATACTTCCCCACCAACTTAAAAGCAGCTGTTTTTAGTCTTCTTTTTTTGGCAAAGGAACACGTGAAACACACGCGTGATGGCTGGGACAAATAGGGAAAACAGATTTCCACACAACAGCGGTGAAAAAAACTAACCTATATTTTGGCTGTTTAACAAAACAAAAACGACCTGTGTGTTTTAATAGTGATGCAACGGAGTTGTGAAACGTGCAAAAAGAATGTTTCACGTAACTTGTCAGTTTGAAAAGTGAACAGGTTTTTCCATTTGAAGTTACTTGTTTACTGTTTACTTTGAGCTAAAACTGCACTAGTTTACCTGCCACATTTAAAGGCAAGATTTTAATACTAAAATATTCAGATATTTTACTTTTCTCCTATTTCAATCATGACTGATCTGAGTCAGAGCATCTGATTTAGGGGTAAAAAATATTGTTGACCACTAGGTGCAGCTGAACATAAGCTCCAATTACTAGTCAGCTTCTGTAAATTACTTTTAACCTGCACACGTCAGCTGTTGCTTCATCTTTGGACTGGTTACATTTTCATTATTCTGAACATCTAGGCTGCGTATTCTTCATATTAATATGAAAAGTTCCATAAAATGCATCCCAGacttcctgttttttttaaagaagtcTAAAAATACATTGCAACCCTTGATGAAAAAGCAGGACAAAAGCACATTTTACTagaaatttttttttgggggggggggggggcatgttttAACTTTGAAAGGCTATGTTCTGTTTAGAATGAACTTGACAGAAGGCGGATACTACCTGAAATTCAAATATCCATAACGGTGATGTTCAGGCTGTACAAAAATGTATTTGATCAGCAGTATCGTTAACAGATTTTTCAAGAAAGACCTTTTGTAAAAACTTGTACATCTCTAAATAAATATAGGAAATCATTTGAAAaagatattttattttataatcaAAGGCAGAAATGCATCAGGTACAACAGGAA is a window encoding:
- the tcirg1b gene encoding T cell immune regulator 1, ATPase H+ transporting V0 subunit a3b; the protein is MGSIFRSEEVCLVQLFLQSGSAYNCVSELGELGLVEFRDLNPNVNAFQRKFVSEVRRCEELEKTFNFLEQEISRSLSPPLKGPLRPPSPMPPAPQPRELITIEEESERLARELKEVSRNRDSLLTQLNHLHQYQGVLTKTHSLTATQAPPPVLENHGLFDNRQDIRLSFVAGVVHPWKVPSFERLLWRACRGYIIVDFREMEEPLEHPDTGEMVQWTVFLISFWGDQMGQKVKKICDCFHTQTFAYPETTAEREEILQGLQGRIEDIKSVLRQTETYLQQLLVRAVAILPEWKVKVQKCKAIQMVLNLCSPSVTDKCLIAEAWCPTGKLPELQSALREGGRKSGSGVDSFYNRLPSSTPPPTLFPLNSFTAGFQNIVDAYGVASYREVNPALYTIITFPFLFAVMFGDVGHGLLMSLAALWMVLEEKDPKLKNNTNEIWRMMFGGRYLILLMGLFSIYTGAIYNECFSRGITTFNSAWSVGPMFENNIWNSSVLGGNQDLSMDPNVTGVFSSPYPFGIDPVWSLATNKLTFLNSYKMKMSVIIGIIHMTFGVCLSFFNYWHFGQISSVFLVLIPELLFMLCLFGYLVFMVVFKWIVYTPARSREAPSILIHFIDMFLFMTNADNPQLYEGQLVVQKVLVVVALCSVPVLLLGKPSYKYAMFKMRPVQVEEDRRPLVADEGSVNARQGDVEGGDAEEEEFDAADVFMHQAIHTIEYCLGCVSNTASYLRLWALSLAHAQLSEVLWGMVLRLALRWKGYVGSAVLFVIFFFFAVLTVSILLIMEGLSAFLHALRLHWVEFQNKFYSGTGYKLNPFSFVALMNAPAPV